One stretch of Prionailurus viverrinus isolate Anna chromosome C1, UM_Priviv_1.0, whole genome shotgun sequence DNA includes these proteins:
- the DDI2 gene encoding protein DDI1 homolog 2 isoform X2, whose product MSSLPTSDGFNHPAHPSGQSPEIGNPMSLAHSVSASGCPIEPSDPDSIEPKALKALKASAEFQITSEKKEHLPPQDLSDCASSADSAPAMPLQNSSEEAIVAENMAKSAERSTQGLRSPLHTRQQASLSVTTTSVQEPPGFLGEKGWHPESQNPSQGNGLQQHKEPGNEQHEVVQQNALCDQEQEHLCNTEDFELLGERQQNPQRSVDLEATVKEDRLQQNVDLPGTEENILPSGCFGCPHSETLMEVDTVEESLVAVPNSADGQNANVKNIGAPDLTLDNPLMEVETSKCNPSSEILSNSICTQDLQLPDNNVEMSGTNKEDGDCSPSLSLCGSCQPSVESAEESCSSLTAALKELHELLVISSKPASENTSEEVLCQSEMVTEGQTGVKDLSERWTQSEHVLVTQNEERSQVSFHQTISVSVRAEKLTDTSNGAGVEDVENINVRDPGDGLVTDKESVPESRESENKSSSDALASAKTSNQLHCTLGVEISPKLSAGEEDGVSPTSEQTKSWSNFTLVEDLGQGAQNPVTDRPETRQDVCPEAAGPLVDFEPPTSHPSSSPSILPPLIFPAADIDRILRAGFTLQEALGALHRVGGNADLALLVLLAKNIVVPT is encoded by the coding sequence ATGTCATCCTTACCAACTTCAGATGGATTTAACCATCCAGCCCATCCTTCAGGACAGAGTCCTGAGATTGGTAATCCTATGAGtcttgctcactctgtctctgcttcAGGCTGCCCTATCGAGCCCAGTGACCCTGACAGCATTGAACCTAAAGCTCTAAAGGCTTTGAAGGCTTCCGCTGAATTCCAGATAACctctgaaaagaaagaacatcttCCTCCACAGGATCTTTCTGATTGTGCTTCTTCAGCAGACAGCGCTCCAGCCATGCCTCTGCAGAATTCATCCGAAGAAGCCATTGTTGCAGAGAATATGGCGAAATCTGCTGAAAGAAGCACCCAGGGCCTCAGATCTCCTCTCCACACAAGACAGCAAGCTAGTTTATCTGTCACGACTACTAGTGTGCAAGAACCACCGGGGTTTCTAGGTGAAAAGGGTTGGCATCCAGAAAGTCAGAACCCGAGTCAAGGGAATGGCCTTCAGCAGCACAAAGAACCAGGGAATGAACAGCATGAGGTTGTACAACAGAATGCTCTATGTGACCAAGAACAGGAACATCTCTGTAACACAGAGGACTTTGAACTTCTTGGAGAAAGGCAACAGAATCCACAAAGAAGTGTTGATTTAGAAGCTACAGTGAAAGAAGACAGGCTACAGCAGAATGTGGACCTTCCAGGTACAGAGGAAAATATTCTACCTTCAGGATGCTTTGGCTGCCCCCATTCAGAAACACTCATGGAAGTGGATACAGTTGAAGAGTCCCTAGTGGCTGTGCCTAACTCAGCGGATGGTCAGAATGCCAATGTCAAGAACATCGGTGCACCCGATCTCACCTTAGATAATCCCCTGATGGAAGTAGAAACATCAAAATGTAACCCTTCATCCGAAATTTTGAGTAATTCAATTTGCACTCAGGATTTACAACTCCCAGACAATAACGTTGAAATGTCTGGAACAAATAAAGAAGATGGGGATTGCTCCCCGTCTTTAAGTCTCTGTGGCAGTTGTCAGCCTTCTGTGGAGTCAGCAGAGGAATCCTGCTCATCTCTAACAGCAGCCTTGAAGGAACTCCATGAACTTTTGGTCATTAGTAGTAAACCAGCTTCAGAAAATACATCTGAAGAAGTTCTCTGTCAATCGGAAATGGTAACTGAGGGCCAAACAGGTGTGAAGGACCTTTCTGAAAGATGGACCCAAAGTGAGCATGTTCTAGTTACCCAGAACGAAGAGCGTTCACAAGTCTCCTTTCATCAGACCATAAGTGTATCGGTGAGGGCAGAAAAGTTAACAGACACTTCAAATGGTGCTGGAGTAGAAGATGTAGAAAATATTAATGTCAGGGATCCAGGTGATGGCCTAGTAACTGATAAGGAAAGTGTCCCCGAGTCTAGGGAATCCGAGAACAAGAGCAGTTCTGACGCTCTAGCCTCAGCAAAAACGTCTAATCAATTACACTGCACCTTAGGTGTAGAAATCTCACCCAAACTTTCAGCAGGTGAGGAGGATGGTGTCAGTCCCACTTCTGAGCAAACAAAGTCCTGGTCCAATTTCACGTTGGTTGAAGATCTGGGTCAGGGCGCACAGAATCCGGTGACAGACAGGCCTGAGACACGACAGGATGTCTGTCCTGAAGCTGCAGGGCCACTTGTTGACTTTGAACCGCCCACCAGCCACCCATCATCAAGTCCCTCCATTCTTCCACCACTGATTTTTCCTGCTGCAGACATTGACCGGATTCTCCGTGCCGGCTTCACTTTGCAGGAAGCTCTTGGGGCTTTGCATCGAGTTGGTGGAAATGCAGACCTTGCACTTCTTGTCTTGCTCGCAAAGAACATTGTAGTTCCTACATAA